Proteins found in one Oryza glaberrima chromosome 4, OglaRS2, whole genome shotgun sequence genomic segment:
- the LOC127772261 gene encoding uncharacterized protein LOC127772261, which produces MRKPHRSKSPRGGAGALLIVPSSPPAELFFLHHDNCGNQDHLDDPMLEEAVINYSPDGGPEQQESPVYAPTAEGLAVLQSDVNASASDLIASLATPRFKQPLTPRSLKMIADLVEKGGCKKLKIKVAKGRAVSDSSLESNVCKTWRAPT; this is translated from the exons ATGCGCAAACCACATAGAAGTAAAAGTCCGAGGGGAGGTGCGGGAGCTCTCCTTATTGTTCCGTCTTCCCCTCCAGCTGAGTTGTTCTTCTTGCATCATGATAACTGCGGGAATCAGGACCATCTGGATGATCCAATGCTGGAGGAAGCAGTGATCAACTACTCGCCTGATGGGGGGCCGGAGCAACAGGAATCCCCGGTGTATGCTCCAACTGCAGAGGGTCTAGCGGTGCTTCAGTCTGATGTGAATGCCTCTGCTTCTGACCTGATAGCTTCGCTTGCAACTCCG CGCTTCAAGCAGCCGCTTACGCCTCGCTCTTTGAAGATGATTGCTGATCTCGTGGAGAAGGGTGGCTGCAAGAAGCTGAAGATCAAGGTTGCCAAGGGGAGGGCAGTTAGTGACTCCAGCCTAGAATCCAATGTGTGCAAGACCTGGAGGGCGCCTACATAA